From the Pseudomonas sp. SORT22 genome, one window contains:
- a CDS encoding sterol desaturase family protein — MILNLAVFLCTLTAMEGIGYLAHRYIMHGWGWFLHRSHHEPHLGALETNDVYLLALALIALALVAIGRAGHAPLQWVGAGVAAFGVIYVFVHDGIVHRHWPFAPRPRNRYLKRLYRAHMLHHALKGRDNNVSFGFLYAPPMHKIKQQLRARRRG, encoded by the coding sequence ATGATCCTCAACCTCGCTGTATTTCTCTGCACCCTGACGGCCATGGAGGGCATCGGCTACCTGGCGCATCGCTACATCATGCACGGCTGGGGCTGGTTCCTGCATCGCTCGCACCATGAGCCGCACCTGGGGGCGCTGGAAACCAACGACGTCTATCTGCTGGCCCTGGCCCTGATCGCCTTGGCCCTGGTGGCCATCGGCCGCGCCGGGCATGCGCCGTTGCAGTGGGTGGGGGCGGGCGTGGCGGCGTTCGGGGTGATCTACGTGTTCGTCCATGACGGCATCGTCCACCGCCACTGGCCGTTTGCGCCACGGCCGCGCAACCGTTACCTCAAGCGCTTGTACCGCGCGCATATGCTCCACCATGCGCTGAAGGGGCGGGATAACAATGTCTCGTTCGGGTTCCTGTATGCACCGCCCATGCACAAGATCAAGCAGCAATTGCGCGCGCGGCGCCGGGGTTGA
- a CDS encoding pyridoxal-phosphate dependent enzyme, with product MSLHIETPLIASRPLSLASGLEVWLKLDALQPSGSFKLRGIGAACEAYAQQGKRRFVSSSGGNAGIAVAVAGRILGLAVTVVVPETTTERAKQLIRQEQAEVIVHGKAWHEANALALSLMGEDDAYIHPFDDPLLWQGHASMIDEVAATRFKPDAVVVAVGGGGLLSGVCEGLARNGWGQVPVFAVETSGAASLAAAMAQKQRVALDGVNTVATSLAAKQVCQRAFEWSQERPVVSHVVSDQAALEACEQFLLDQRILVEPACGAALALAYAPTAELKQHQKVLVIVCGGVTATLDQIRQWRAAC from the coding sequence ATGAGCCTGCACATCGAAACCCCGTTGATCGCCTCGCGTCCGTTGAGCCTGGCCAGTGGCCTGGAGGTCTGGCTGAAGCTCGACGCGCTGCAGCCCTCCGGCTCGTTCAAGCTGCGCGGCATCGGCGCTGCCTGTGAAGCCTATGCCCAGCAGGGCAAGCGCCGCTTCGTGTCGTCCTCGGGCGGTAATGCCGGCATCGCCGTGGCCGTGGCCGGGCGCATTCTCGGCCTGGCGGTGACCGTGGTGGTGCCGGAAACCACCACCGAGCGGGCCAAGCAGCTGATTCGCCAGGAACAGGCCGAGGTGATCGTGCATGGCAAGGCCTGGCACGAGGCCAATGCCCTGGCGCTGTCGCTGATGGGCGAGGATGACGCCTATATCCACCCCTTCGACGACCCGCTGCTGTGGCAAGGCCACGCGAGCATGATCGACGAGGTCGCCGCTACCCGCTTCAAGCCCGATGCGGTAGTGGTCGCGGTCGGCGGCGGTGGTTTGTTGTCGGGGGTCTGTGAAGGCCTGGCGCGCAACGGCTGGGGCCAGGTGCCGGTGTTTGCCGTAGAAACCAGCGGCGCCGCATCGCTGGCCGCGGCCATGGCGCAAAAGCAGCGGGTGGCGCTGGACGGGGTCAACACCGTGGCCACTTCGCTGGCGGCCAAGCAAGTGTGCCAGCGCGCCTTCGAGTGGAGCCAGGAGCGGCCGGTGGTCAGCCATGTGGTCAGTGACCAGGCGGCGCTGGAGGCCTGCGAGCAGTTCCTGCTCGACCAGCGCATCCTGGTCGAGCCCGCCTGCGGTGCAGCCCTGGCCCTGGCGTACGCGCCCACGGCCGAGCTCAAGCAGCACCAGAAGGTGCTGGTGATCGTGTGTGGCGGCGTCACCGCAACCCTCGACCAGATCCGCCAATGGCGCGCGGCCTGCTAG
- a CDS encoding AraC family transcriptional regulator produces the protein MDSVVHQAPGHPGVRLIDARYQQFAFPRHFHLEYHIGLIVTGQQRYAAGGTRQLAGAGDILLMAPEHVHDGASADDQGYGIRILTLDPGWLAEVSRDLSDGRQGLPNLNALQLRHPQLQQLLNGLHQPHDPLAFASHLWETLALLLGLGSTLKVNEHSNGFDPQRWRKLREWLESRLDQPPSLEEMAAFVDLSPWQLLRRFRNHCGLPPQQWLTHLRLERALPRVLAGQPLSEIALDLGFYDQAHFSRLFRRTYGAPPRGLKVLKR, from the coding sequence TTGGATAGCGTCGTCCATCAGGCTCCCGGGCATCCAGGCGTACGCCTGATCGATGCCCGTTACCAGCAATTTGCCTTTCCCCGGCATTTTCACCTGGAGTACCACATCGGCCTGATCGTCACCGGCCAGCAGCGCTACGCCGCTGGCGGCACGCGCCAGTTGGCCGGGGCCGGGGACATCCTGCTGATGGCCCCGGAGCACGTGCACGACGGCGCCAGTGCCGATGACCAGGGCTACGGCATCCGTATCCTGACCCTTGATCCTGGCTGGCTGGCCGAGGTCAGCCGTGACCTGAGCGACGGCCGCCAGGGCCTGCCCAACCTCAATGCCTTGCAACTGCGCCACCCGCAGTTGCAGCAGCTGCTTAATGGTTTGCACCAGCCGCACGACCCGCTGGCGTTTGCAAGTCACCTGTGGGAAACCCTGGCGCTGCTGCTCGGGCTGGGTTCCACCCTCAAAGTGAACGAGCACAGCAACGGTTTTGATCCACAGCGTTGGCGGAAGTTGCGTGAATGGCTGGAGTCGCGCCTGGATCAGCCGCCGAGCCTGGAAGAAATGGCTGCATTCGTTGATTTGAGCCCGTGGCAGCTATTGCGCCGCTTTCGCAATCACTGCGGCTTGCCGCCCCAGCAATGGTTGACCCACCTGCGTCTGGAGCGGGCCTTGCCGCGGGTGCTGGCCGGGCAGCCCTTGAGTGAAATTGCCCTGGACCTGGGCTTCTACGACCAGGCCCATTTCAGCCGCCTGTTTCGCCGCACCTACGGCGCGCCACCGCGGGGCCTGAAGGTGCTTAAGCGCTAA
- a CDS encoding TauD/TfdA family dioxygenase, whose protein sequence is MSEFIYCHPDHNRAADYRHLRVLPSTGALGADVEGLDLNRLEDAGWVELRQALLAHKVLFIREQNLRLADLERVTRQFGEFGREPYVTTMADHPHVVHVVKEADEKAPFVFGGAWHSDWTFQQRPPAYTLLYGHDIPPYGGDTCYANLALAYQWLSAGMQALLDTLDALHSPERAYGVGANHNALLENMAIHYGSDTSQDMRSHPLVTRHPQTGEKVLFINPAYTVGIQGLRSEEARPLLDYLFNLASAPAFTCRMRWRQGTLAIWDNRSTWHLPIADYHGMRREMFRTTVAGDVPRR, encoded by the coding sequence ATGAGCGAATTCATCTACTGCCATCCCGACCACAACCGCGCAGCCGATTACCGCCACTTGCGCGTCTTGCCCAGCACCGGCGCCCTCGGTGCCGACGTCGAGGGCCTCGACCTGAACCGCCTGGAGGACGCAGGCTGGGTCGAACTGCGCCAGGCGCTGCTGGCGCACAAGGTGCTGTTCATTCGCGAGCAGAACCTGCGCCTTGCCGACCTTGAACGGGTCACCCGACAGTTCGGCGAATTCGGCCGCGAGCCCTACGTGACCACCATGGCCGACCATCCGCACGTGGTGCACGTGGTCAAGGAGGCCGACGAGAAGGCGCCCTTCGTGTTCGGTGGCGCCTGGCACAGCGACTGGACCTTCCAGCAGCGCCCGCCGGCCTACACCCTGCTCTACGGCCACGACATCCCGCCTTACGGTGGCGATACCTGCTACGCCAACCTGGCACTGGCCTATCAATGGCTGTCAGCGGGCATGCAGGCGCTGCTGGACACTCTCGATGCACTGCACAGCCCCGAGCGGGCCTACGGGGTCGGCGCCAACCACAACGCCCTGCTGGAAAACATGGCCATCCACTATGGCAGCGACACCTCGCAGGACATGCGCAGCCACCCGCTGGTGACCCGTCATCCGCAAACCGGCGAGAAGGTGCTGTTCATCAACCCTGCCTACACCGTTGGCATCCAGGGTTTGCGCAGCGAAGAAGCCAGGCCGCTGCTCGACTACCTGTTCAACCTGGCCAGCGCACCCGCTTTTACCTGCCGCATGCGCTGGCGTCAGGGAACCCTGGCGATCTGGGACAACCGCAGCACCTGGCACCTGCCGATCGCTGACTACCATGGCATGCGCCGCGAGATGTTCCGGACCACGGTTGCCGGTGATGTGCCCAGGCGCTGA
- a CDS encoding bile acid:sodium symporter family protein: protein MTASPLLSAFLPIALGFIMLGLGLTLTLADFARVVKFPRPVLIGLACQILLLPFICFLIAKGFGLAPALAVGLMLLAASPGGTTANLFSHLAHGDVALNVTLTAVNSLIAILTMPLLVNLSLAYFMAADQAIPLQFAKVLQVFAIVLVPVAIGMLIRRLAPGFAMRMERPMKIIAALFLVFTIVLAMVKDWQTVVDYAPVVGGAALLFNLLSLGVGYWVPRLLKIPKRQAIAIGMEIGIHNGTLAIALALSPTLLNNSTMAIPAAIYSLIMFFTAAGFGWWVSRGHDPDPVAAAVRDELQSR from the coding sequence ATGACTGCATCGCCCTTGCTCAGTGCCTTCCTGCCCATCGCCCTGGGTTTCATCATGCTCGGCCTGGGGCTGACCCTGACCCTGGCCGATTTTGCCCGGGTGGTGAAGTTCCCCCGGCCGGTGCTGATCGGCCTGGCCTGCCAGATCCTGCTGCTGCCGTTCATTTGCTTTCTGATCGCCAAGGGCTTTGGCCTGGCCCCTGCTTTGGCGGTAGGCCTGATGCTGCTGGCCGCATCCCCTGGCGGCACCACCGCCAACCTGTTCAGCCACCTGGCCCACGGTGACGTAGCCTTGAACGTGACCCTGACGGCGGTCAACTCGCTGATTGCGATCCTGACCATGCCGCTGCTGGTCAACCTGTCGCTGGCCTACTTCATGGCCGCCGACCAGGCCATCCCGCTGCAGTTTGCCAAGGTGCTGCAGGTGTTTGCCATTGTCCTGGTGCCGGTGGCCATCGGCATGCTGATCCGCCGCCTGGCGCCGGGCTTTGCCATGCGCATGGAGCGGCCGATGAAGATCATCGCCGCGCTGTTTCTGGTATTCACGATTGTCCTGGCAATGGTCAAGGACTGGCAGACCGTCGTCGACTATGCCCCGGTGGTAGGCGGCGCGGCGCTGCTGTTCAACCTGCTGAGCCTGGGCGTCGGCTACTGGGTGCCACGGCTGCTGAAAATCCCCAAGCGCCAGGCGATTGCCATCGGCATGGAGATCGGCATCCACAACGGCACCCTGGCCATTGCCCTGGCGCTGAGCCCGACCCTGCTGAACAACTCGACCATGGCCATACCGGCGGCAATCTACAGCTTGATCATGTTCTTTACGGCGGCAGGCTTTGGCTGGTGGGTGAGCCGTGGACATGACCCCGACCCGGTTGCAGCCGCGGTGCGCGATGAACTGCAATCCCGATGA
- a CDS encoding Dyp-type peroxidase, with protein sequence MQFQPGILAAPVPAQARHLFFTLHSPAALPGVLDGLLQQVDGSRVVAGFGAPLVQALGGSIDGLRGFPQLTAAVDNPCTQHDLWLWLRGEDRGELWLHSQALEQLLAPALKRVEATDAFRHKSGHDLTGYEDGTENPVEDAAVEAAILASEVPGLNGSSFAAFQLWRHDLNCFKALPQAEQDDIIGRRKADNEELDDAPQSAHVKRTAQESFAPEAFIVRRSMPWADERGAGLAFLAFGHSFDAFEVQLRRMSGLEDGVVDALYRFSRPLTGGYYWCPPLGEHGLDLSAVLGR encoded by the coding sequence ATGCAGTTTCAGCCAGGCATTCTCGCCGCCCCCGTTCCCGCCCAGGCCCGCCACCTGTTCTTCACCTTGCACTCGCCCGCTGCATTGCCGGGCGTGCTCGATGGGCTGCTGCAGCAGGTTGATGGCAGCCGCGTGGTGGCCGGTTTCGGCGCGCCGCTGGTGCAGGCCCTGGGTGGCAGCATCGACGGCCTGCGCGGGTTTCCGCAGCTGACCGCGGCAGTCGACAACCCCTGCACCCAGCACGACCTGTGGCTGTGGCTGCGCGGTGAAGACCGTGGCGAGCTGTGGCTGCACAGCCAGGCGCTTGAGCAACTGCTGGCCCCGGCCTTGAAACGGGTCGAGGCCACCGATGCCTTCCGCCACAAGAGCGGCCACGACCTGACCGGCTATGAAGACGGCACCGAGAACCCGGTGGAAGACGCCGCCGTCGAAGCGGCGATCCTTGCCAGCGAGGTACCAGGCTTGAACGGTTCGAGCTTTGCCGCGTTCCAGCTGTGGCGCCATGACCTCAATTGTTTCAAAGCTTTGCCGCAAGCCGAGCAGGACGACATTATCGGCCGGCGCAAGGCCGACAACGAAGAGCTTGACGACGCGCCGCAGTCGGCCCACGTCAAGCGCACCGCCCAGGAAAGCTTCGCCCCTGAAGCCTTTATCGTCCGCCGCTCGATGCCCTGGGCGGATGAGCGTGGTGCCGGCCTGGCGTTCCTGGCTTTCGGTCACTCGTTTGATGCGTTCGAAGTGCAGCTGCGGCGCATGAGCGGCCTGGAAGATGGCGTGGTCGATGCCCTGTACCGCTTCAGCCGGCCGCTGACTGGAGGCTACTATTGGTGCCCGCCGCTGGGCGAGCATGGGTTGGATTTGAGCGCTGTGCTCGGGCGGTAG